GGCTATATCTTTGAGTGCGATGGCGAGGAGGCGGGATACTCCCTGCTCTCGATTACTTATTCGAACGAAGCTGGGGGCCTTGTTGTCTGGGTGGAGGAAATTTACATTCTTCCGAAATTCCAAGGTAGAGGCATCGGCAAGGAATATATGGACTTTATCGAAGAAGCCTATAAGGGAAAAGCAGCAAGAATCCGTCTTGAGGTTGAGGAAGCGAACGAACGCGCTATCAATATCTATAAGAACAAAGGGTATAAACAGCTCGACTACGTTCAAATGTACAAAGGGAAATAGTACTGCTAAGACGTTGATATTACATACGTCTCATTAGAACAGGGATCATCCCCAAAAGCCTTCCATTGGCTTCGGGATGGTCCCTGTCTTGTTGTAAATTCTGTTG
The window above is part of the Paenibacillus lutimineralis genome. Proteins encoded here:
- a CDS encoding GNAT family N-acetyltransferase; amino-acid sequence: MMIRKMEQKDSEAFVEMSNEFYHSDAVLHSIPESFIRKTFDELMAGSPYIDGYIFECDGEEAGYSLLSITYSNEAGGLVVWVEEIYILPKFQGRGIGKEYMDFIEEAYKGKAARIRLEVEEANERAINIYKNKGYKQLDYVQMYKGK